Proteins encoded by one window of Arachis hypogaea cultivar Tifrunner chromosome 1, arahy.Tifrunner.gnm2.J5K5, whole genome shotgun sequence:
- the LOC112701793 gene encoding uncharacterized protein, with protein sequence MANKNRLSSGSKYKVKRVHYCVLLALLVSLCVLGIVFHGRKISYFFRPLWDNPPKPFTRIPHYYAENVTMDHLCHLHGWSLRSHPRRVFDAIIFSNELDMLDIRWHELQPYVSKFIILESNTTFTGIPKPHYFELNRERFAFAKEKTVHGTFPGKLAVQGSYEDPFLLEGRQRAAMNSLIRRAGISNGDILIMADTDEIPSPQTLKLLQWCDGIPPLMHLELKHYMYSYEFPVDYSSWRATAHVYSQHTQYRHSRQTDLMLADAGWHCSFCFRKMWEFVFKMTAYSHADRVRYKSFLSHSRIQDIICRGDDLFDMLPEEYTFKDIIKKMGSIPPSAFAVHLPAYLIQNAHNFKFLLPGGCLRETQTPP encoded by the coding sequence ATGGCAAATAAAAATCGATTGAGTTCTGGTTCTAAATACAAAGTAAAAAGGGTCCATTATTGTGTGTTGCTAGCATTATTGGTGTCATTATGTGTATTAGGGATTGTATTCCATGGTAGAAAGATTTCTTATTTCTTCAGACCCTTATGGGACAATCCCCCTAAACCCTTCACACGCATACCTCACTACTATGCTGAAAATGTAACCATGGATCACCTCTGCCATCTCCACGGTTGGTCCCTTCGATCCCACCCGCGCCGCGTCTTCGATGCTATCATATTCAGCAATGAATTAGACATGCTTGATATAAGATGGCACGAGCTTCAACCTTATGTCTCCAAATTCATCATCCTCGAGTCCAACACCACATTCACAGGCATTCCAAAGCCTCATTACTTTGAATTAAACAGAGAAAGATTCGCCTTCGCCAAAGAAAAGACTGTCCATGGCACCTTCCCGGGAAAACTTGCAGTGCAAGGATCATATGAGGACCCATTTCTGCTGGAGGGAAGACAACGCGCGGCCATGAATTCGTTGATCCGGCGAGCAGGGATATCCAATGGAGACATTCTTATAATGGCTGATACAGACGAGATTCCAAGCCCACAGACACTGAAGCTTTTGCAATGGTGTGATGGAATCCCTCCATTGATGCACCTTGAGCTTAAGCACTACATGTACTCGTACGAGTTCCCGGTGGACTACAGCAGCTGGCGAGCGACGGCACATGTGTACTCGCAGCACACTCAGTACCGGCACTCGCGGCAGACTGACCTTATGTTGGCAGATGCAGGGTGGCACTGTAGCTTCTGCTTCCGGAAAATGTGGGAATTTGTGTTCAAGATGACTGCATATAGCCACGCAGATCGTGTGAGGTACAAATCGTTCCTTAGCCATTCAAGAATTCAGGACATAATTTGCAGGGGTGATGATCTCTTTGACATGCTCCCTGAAGAGTACACCTTCAAGGACATCATCAAGAAGATGGGGTCCATTCCCCCTTCTGCTTTTGCAGTTCATCTTCCTGCTTACTTGATTCAGAATGCTCATAACTTTAAGTTCCTTCTTCCTGGAGGTTGCTTGAGAGAAACACAAACTCCACCTTAG